The genomic region GTCGCGTGCCGGCCACGCGCAGACGGCCTACGATGCGTGGCATGCGCAATGGCGCGACGCGCTGGCTGACGCAAAGCTGTCCACGAGCGCGGCGACGCTGGCCGCGGCGGAAGGTGCGCTCGGGCTCGCCAACGCGGTGACGGTCGAACTGGCCGATGCCGATGCGCCGCGTAACCGGATCGTTGCGATCCGTGCGGAGCTGTCCGCGCTCGAGTCGGGCGCACGAAGGCTCGCCGAAGCGCTCGCGCCGGAATGGTTGACGAGCGGCGACTGGCCGGACGTCGCGCGTCGGCTGACGATGCGCCTTTCGACTGCTCGGGAAATCGCGCGTGCGATCGATCGCGCCGACGAGGCCGTGCGGCAGGCCGACGGCAAGGTCGCGGATGCGGCCGCCGCGGTGGCCGGTGCCGATGCGCGTATCCAGCCGCTGCTGCAACTCGCCGGCGTAGCGTTGATCGACGCGGCGCTGCCGCTGGCCGAACGCTCGGATCGCCGGCGCCAGCTTCGGCAGGCGGTCGATGCCGCGCACGAGGCACTGGTGCGCGATGGTGACGGCCTGTCCCGGTCCGCCGTCGAAGCGGAAGTCGCGGAACAGGACATCGCCGACGTACCGGCGCATCTCGAAGCGGTGAAGCAGTCGCTCGGCGACGTCGGCAAGCGGCTGAACGAGCTTGCCCAGCAGCAGGTCGTGGCCGATCAGGCATTCGGCGCGATCGACGGCCAAGCGAACGCGGCCGTTGCCGAATCGAAGCGACAGGAAGCGCTGGCGGCGATGGGCGAAGCAGCCGAACAGTATCTGGAGGCGGCCACGGCGAGCCGGTTGCTGAAGTGGGCGACGGATCGCTATCGGGACCAGAAGCAGGGGCCGATGCTCAGGCGCGCGGGCGAGATTTTCGCGGGGCTCACGCTGGGTGAGTTCGCGCGGCTGACCGTCGATACCGAACGGACGCCGCCCGCCCTGTATGCACGACGGACGCAGGGGGCATCGGTCGAGGTCGCCGGGTTGAGCGAAGGGACGCGCGACCAGTTGTTCCTCGCACTGCGGATCGCGGCGCTGGAGTTGCAGCTCGGCAGCCGGACCGCACTGCCGTTCGTGGCCGACGACTTGTTCATCAACTTCGACGATGCGCGCGCGAAGGCCGGCCTCGATGCGTTGCGCGATCTGTCGACGCGAACCCAGGTGCTGTTCCTGACGCACCACGACCATCTGCTGCCGCTCGTGAGAGATGTATTCGGCGCGCGGGTCAACGTGGTCGAGCTCCAGCGCGCACCGGTGGGCGCGTGACGCAGGGCATGCGTGAATTCCGGCGCGCGGGCAGGGTCATCACGAACAGGTAGTATGTGCGGTTCCGAAATGCACGCGGCCGGTTCTGCCGGTCGCGGGCCAGGCCACACGAGGGGGGAATATGAAAAAGCTGGTAGCCGCCATCGCGTTCGCGGCGGACAAGCATCGCAATCAGCGGCGCAAGGACGAAGAAGCGTCGCCGTACATCAATCATCCGATCGCGCTCGCCGACGTGCTGGCCAACGAGGCCGGCGTCGAGGACGAACGCGTGATCGTCGCGGCCGTGCTGCACGACACGGTCGAGGATACGGAGACGACCGAGCAGGAACTGCTGCGGCTGTTCGGCAAGGACGTGGCGGACATCGTGATGGAAGTCACCGACGACAAGTCATTGCCGAAGGAGGAGCGCAAGCGTCTGCAGGTCGAGCATGCGGCGACCATCAGCCGGCGCGCGAAGCTCGTGAAGCTGGCCGACAAGATCTGCAACCTGCGCGACATCGCGCGGCATCCCCCCGCGGACTGGCCGCTCGAGCGCAAGCAGGCGTATTTCGACTGGGCGAAGTCGGTCGTCGACCCGATGCGCGGGGTGCATCCCGGTCTCGAGGCGATCTTCGACACCGCCTACGACGCACGGCCGGCGGACTGAGGCGCCCGCATGCGATCCGCTCGATCCTTCGGATCCGCCACGTGGCAATCGCCGGTCGTGGCGGGTGTCGATGTGGGTGGCGAAAAGAAGCAGTGCGATCTCGTGATCCTGCGCGGACGGACAGTCGTCTACCGCGAGGAACGGATCGCGCCCGAGGCGGTGCCTGCGCTGTGCCTCGCCCATGACGTCGTGGCCGTGGGTGTCGACGCACCGAGCCTGTGGTGGACGGGGAGCGGGCGTCGCGCGGCCGAACAGGCGCTCGCGCGCGAACGGATCTCGTGCTTTCCGACGCCGTCGCGGGAACAGGCGGTTGCAAGCACGTCAGGCTTCTTCGACTGGATGTTCATGGGAGAGCGTGTCTACCGCGCGCTCGCGGATGCCTATCCGCTGCTGACCGGCGCCCGCTATGCGGGCGGGCGCGCGAGCTTCGAAACCTATCCTTATGCGATCACCTGCGCGCTGCTGGGGAAGGCCGTCGCATCGGCGAAGCAGAAACGCAACCAGCGCCGGCAATTGCTGGAACGACTGGGCGTCGACGTGTCGACGTTGAAGTCCGTCGATGCGCGAGACGCGACCCTTTGCGCGTTGACGGCGCAATGCGTCATCGACGGGAATGCGCACGCGTATGGCGATGCGGAGGGCGGATATATCCGCGTGCCGATCGTGAGCGAGACGATCGTTCTCGACGCACTGTAGTCGTGTCGCGCGGCCCGGGCGAGGGGTGTAGCGAAAAGGTGAGCTTTTGCGGGAGGGCGGCGGCCCGCGTGACGGCGAAGGCTTCAGGCCGGGA from Burkholderia sp. HI2500 harbors:
- a CDS encoding HD domain-containing protein, which encodes MKKLVAAIAFAADKHRNQRRKDEEASPYINHPIALADVLANEAGVEDERVIVAAVLHDTVEDTETTEQELLRLFGKDVADIVMEVTDDKSLPKEERKRLQVEHAATISRRAKLVKLADKICNLRDIARHPPADWPLERKQAYFDWAKSVVDPMRGVHPGLEAIFDTAYDARPAD
- a CDS encoding DUF429 domain-containing protein, translating into MRSARSFGSATWQSPVVAGVDVGGEKKQCDLVILRGRTVVYREERIAPEAVPALCLAHDVVAVGVDAPSLWWTGSGRRAAEQALARERISCFPTPSREQAVASTSGFFDWMFMGERVYRALADAYPLLTGARYAGGRASFETYPYAITCALLGKAVASAKQKRNQRRQLLERLGVDVSTLKSVDARDATLCALTAQCVIDGNAHAYGDAEGGYIRVPIVSETIVLDAL